The Methanobacterium sp. sequence ACACAACATGTCTTATTCTAGCACTTACTAACTCCAATTTTAATTTAGATCAAAACATATAAATAAAAAGATTAAAAGATTTTTTTGTTCCAGCACATTGTGAATTAATAATTCATGCTTTTTAACAATTATCAACCGGTGGTGAAGGATTGAAATCAAAAACAGCGATAGTAATAGGTGCAATTATACTTCTTATAGCTGCAGCTTCAGCAGCTACTTTTTTACCAGGACAATCGCATAATGCCAGTGAAAATTACTCAAACCAGCAGTCAACACCACAAGCAGAACAAACAAATGAGATAGGCCTAACTGTAAAAACCGACGGGAAAACCGTAGCAGTTCAAGCAACATCGGTTCCTGCAGATGTCCAGGTGCCATCTAAAATGATTACAGAAATGAAAAATAAAGCATACAATGACATTCAAAGCTATTCCAGTACTTCCAGCAGCTTAAAATCAGACATGCAAACTATTGCAAAGAAATATAATTTTACGGCAAATGTTACCTTAACTTCACAATTTGGAACTAACCAACTGCCATTTTTAGCAATTGTAAGTGGAACTTCCATGATTCCAACTTTAAAAGATGGTCAGGAAGTTATAGCTCTCAAAACAAAAAATATCAAAATAGGAGATATAGTAATATCCAGACACCCTACCTACGGCCTTATAGTAAAAAGAGTGGCCACCATAGAAAACGGTAAAGTATATTTAAAAAGTGATAACAGGGAAATATCCAATTACATCAAAGAAACAACACTTTCTGATGGAGTAGTAGAAATTTCAAACATTACAAAGACTCCACTTGATACATGGCGCTCCATAAGTGACATAGTGGGAGTAGTGAAAAATTACTAAATTTAAATTAAAGTAAAACTAAATAAGACTGATTAGCTAAATCAGTCCTTAAAGTTTTTTTTGTTTTTATATCTCAATATCTATTGCCGATTTTTGTAATCTACAAAACTGAAAGTTTTGTGATTGCGAAATTTATTTCACAAACTTCCAAAATCAGCTAAATTTCTATATCAATCGCTGATTTTGGTAATCTTACAAAACTAAAAGTTTTGTGGTGCCAAAAATTCGTAGAATTTTTGAGCACGTCGAAAATCGTAGCATGAAAAAATCTTCGATTTTGGGGGATTTTCGGACTTCCGAAATCATATTTCAATATCAATAGCAGATTTCGGAAGCCGTCGAAAAAATTGAAAATTTTTGTTGTTCCAAAATCAACTAAATTTCTATATCAATCGCTGATTTTGGCAACCAGACCTCTTCGTTGCCCACTTTCATCAGTATTGCTTTTTTAGTTTCTTTTTTAATTATACCAACAACTTCGCTGGACAATCCTTTATTGGTGGCAAGCCACTCAGGAAGCTTAACAACTGCTGTTTCCCCCTCTTCTTCCGGTTTTAGCTGGCCGCTTTGAATTTCCCTTGCAATGTACAGATCTTTAAGGTCTATTTTGATAGTTTCCCCTTTTTTAATATCTTTTAATGCAACTATTGTCCCATCTTTTTTTAAAAATGCATCTGACAAAAAAATCACCTGTAGTACTTTTAAATGTTCTTGATTCGAATTCTAATCCCCGTCGACACGAGCAGGAGGTTCTTCATCAAGATCAAGGGAAGAAACATTACCCCACTCTCTAATCCTCTCACATATCAATTCTTCAAACTGTTTAGGGCTTAATCCCAGCTCTTTTGCACGATCTCGTATAGCTTTGGGTTCATGAGCCTTGTGTTTTATGTAATAAGCAGCAAATCTTGAAACATATTTTTCAAGCTTTTCTTCACTTGAAGCTTCTATTATTTCGGCCGTATCATCAGAAAGCATGTTTAGATCCTTAAGTGGAATTCTTAAGGGCATAAATTTAATTACAATATCTCCAGTATGTTTATCAAAGATTATACTGTCTATACCTGCTTTTAATCCTTTTAAAACCATAATACCACCCGTTTAATTAGTTTAAAAAATAAATTAAAATTTTAATATTAATGAAGTTAAGTATGTTTCTATTGTATTTAATATTATTGGTTTAAAATTAAGCCCAATTTAGCTTTATTTTCATATATACCTCCAAATAAGGAATAAAAATATAAAATAAACTTATAAATTAATGATAAAAGAATAATAGTTGTTTTAATCCTTTATTTTTTTGACAGTTATATGCAGATTTGTAAGGTAAAATCCATTAAAATAAAGCCATTTTTGTTGCACCTGCAATTGTTGCATGAACAACATATTTATATACCATGAAAACAGAATAGGATATGCAAATGTTAATAATAAATCTTTTTTTATTTATATTTAAAAGACTTTAAAACTATTATTAATGATATTACAGTTTTTTATAACTATTTATAGAGAATACATGCTCTTAAAATACTGAAAACATGATTTAATAGATATACCGATTTTTAGAGCTAATTTAAACTCAAATTAAGTATTGAGGTGAATTTTACATTGCATCACACTAAAAAACTACTAGAAAAAACTCCCGAAGATATTCCGCTCGGAGTATTCATATCCATAATACACAGGACCCGCATAATACATTTAAACAACGAAATGAAAGATTTAGAACTTACTGCGGGTCAAGTACCGTTCCTCATTCATTTATCACACAAAGAAGGCATAACACAGGACGATCTCGCAGTTCATTTACACATCGACAAGGGAACTGTTGCCCGCGCTTTAAAGAAGCTGGAAGACAATGGATTTATATACCGTGAGATAAACCCACAAAACCGTCGAAAATATCTTCTTTTTTTAACTGAAAAGGGAAGACAAATAGTACCTAAAATTCATCAAATTGATAATGAATGGGAAAAATCAGTCTGCTTCGACTTATCAGATATAGAATACTCCCACCTAGTTAAAACATTACAAACACTGGCTACAAAAAGCCTTGAAAAAGTACACAAAAATGGTGAAAAATAAAAATGAACTTAGATAAATCTCAAAAAGAGGATAATATAAATAAACGTATCTCTTTAATTACTGGAAATCCAAAAAAAGCAATCCGCAGCCTGGCCATGCCCATGATAATATCCATGTTACTTATGATGGCATACAACCTGGCCGACAGTATATGGGTTGCAGGGCTTGGCTCAAATGCACTTGCTGCATTAGGTTTCATTACACCCGTGTTCATGATCATTGTAGGTATAGGCAATGGTCTTGGGGCAGGTGCAACATCATTAATTGCAAGATGCATAGGTGCAGAGAATAAAAAAGGTGCTGATAATGCAGCCATACACTCTTTAATCATGACGATTATAGTTGCCGCTGTTTTAACCATAGTCATACTGATCTCTCTTCCAGAAATTCTTACAGTTATGGGGGCTGGTGAATCCCTTGGCCTTGCAATTCAGTACGGCCAAATAGTATTTGGAGGGCTAATATTTTTAATCCTTTCAAGTGTTGCTTCAGGTATCCTGAGAGCTGAAGGAGATGTTAAAAGAGCAACATATGCAATGGCTGCAACCGCAATCCTGAACATAATTTTAGACCCAATATTCATTTATTCCCTTAGAATGGGGGTTGCAGGGGCTGCATGGGCAACAGTAATATCTTCAAGTGTCTCATCAGCGCTGATAATTTACTGGCTGGTCCTGAAACACGACACTTATGTATCTTTATCCATGAAGGACTTCAAAACAAATTTCAAGGTTATAAAAGATATTTTAGGGGTGGGAATGCCTGCAAGTGCTGAGTTCCTTATAATGTCCATTCTCGGTATAATTTTAAACATTATACTGGTCACAACTGGAGGAACGGACGCAGTCGCAGTATATACCGCAGGCTGGAGAGTAGTGAACATTGCCATGATCCCAGCCATAGGGATAGGTACTGCAGCAATAACAGTTGCCGGTGCTGCATATGGGGCCAAAAAATACGAAAATGTTTCTACTGCACTTAATTACTCTGTAAAATTAGGTATTTCCATTGCAGCAGTTACCAGTATCATTACCTACGTATTTGCACCGAATATTTCAGGTATCTTTGCATATTCATCCCAGAGTGCCTTCCTTGCACCATCAATAGCCTCTTTCCTCCAGGTAATGTGTCTGTTCTACATCGTAGTCCCCCTCGGGATTACCGCAAGCTCAATATTCCAGGCCATGGGAAAAGGGACAACTTCATTAATCCTGACCATAATTAGAGAAGTCGCATTTATTTCTGTATTTGCGTATTTATTCGCTTTCGTCCTTGGTATTGGATCGCAGGGCGTATGGTGGGGAATTGTAGTTGGAGGAGCATGCGGATGTATACTGGCTTACATGTGGGCGCACACATACGTAAACAGGCTCAAAAGGAATTACAATAGGGGAAAATCCGCAGATAGAAAATTTAAACTGGACGCCAAAACAAAAACACCTCGCGTTCCTAAAAGGATTAATTAATCCTTTCTTTTTTAATTTTTTGAAAATACCCACTAAATCATTCAATTTCTAAATTTTTTATTTTCATCCAGCATATCGATGCAGTTGTTTTCGTATAAATAACAACTAGAATATATTAGCTACTTCGTTTACCCTCTAAAATAATTTAAAATAAAATGACTATTTTTAGCTGACATTTATTTTTATCAAATTTTCATATCTTCTTTTAAGTTAAAAATCGATTTTCTAACTCCAATATACTCCTAAAAATTGATAATTCATTTTTTATACTATAATTATATATTAATATTATTTAATAATATATTAATTAGTGAACAGAGTAATTTTTATCTAATCAGTATTTTCCAGCAGTATAAAGTGGTATTATGAGAATAAAAAAGGAATTATATGTAATTTTTACGTTTTTAATATCATTATCTCTCGTTTTTGGAAGCATATCATGTAATTTTGGCGAATTATCAAATATACACCCTGACACATGGAATAATAGCTGCAATAACAGTACTGGACAAGAAAATTTCACATTAAAGCTAAATAACTCAACTAATCAGACCATAAATCCAGTTAACCCGACTATAATAAATGATACCCCCTCAAATCAAAGTATCGATGATATACTCTTTGACAGCATATCATTAAATCTAGTTAAAGCAGAACTAAATCCATACGTTATAGATGAAGCTGCGGGAGATTCTGGCATAAATAGGACTTTAAATCAAACTGGAGAATTACCTCCAATTAAAGCGAAGGTATCACTTGCAAAATGCCTTAAACCAACGTCCAATGCCCAGTCAAATGATCCCCTTATCAAGGCACTGGCAGCAAAGATAACAAAAGGCGCGACCACCAAATATGAAAAGGCAGTTCGGATATTTAACTGGGTAAGAGACAACCTGGACTATTCATTTTATTATAATACAAAATATGGTGCTGTAAAAACCCTTAAAAATAAGGAGGGAAATTGTGTTGACCTTTCTCACCTTTTAGTGGCTCTTTCAAGGGCGGCAGGGATTCCTGCACGCTACGTCCATGTCACTGCAGAATTTGCAAGCGGCCGTGTCTGTGGACATGTTTTTGTCCAGGCCTACATCAATGGCAAATGGTACAATATGGATGCAAGCAACAATATAAATGAGTTTAACGTCATCAATAACTGGTATAAAGTTACAGCAGCAATAAAAGGCGTTTATACAAGATTACCTTTTTAAAAGTGTGTTTTTGATCAAACTGTTAAAAATCGGAGATTTTGTAAACATTTCCTAACTCCCAAAAATCTGTCAAATCCCTCAAAAATTCTTCGAATTTTTGGGGCACTAATCTTCGATTCGTAAGCTTTGATTTGACGCGCCGAAAATCGTAGATTTTCGAGTGATTCGATTTTTGAGGATTTTAGGGGTTGAATGGAGTTTATACAAGATTACCTTTAAAGTGTTCAATTTGACACATTTAAGTAGCCCATTAAATAAATCCAACCTAATATGTTCCATTTTCACTGTACGGTTTTAAAGCCCTTAAATATTCTTTAAATATTTTATCCCTAAGGTGGTACTTACCCCTCTCCTTCTTTATTATGAGATTTTTGTCCAACATTGTTTTTAACCAGAATGAAGGTTCAGATTTTAAATTTAAGCCTTTTTTAATTTCTTTATATGATAAAACCTCTTTATCACTTTCTGCCATTAATCCAAGGATCCTTCTTTCTTCATGAGTTGCCTTTTCATACATGCCCCTGAATTCTCTTTGAGCCAGCAAGTTCAACGACCTTTTAAACGAAAACTTAAACTCGCTAGTTTTAACTATACCATTTACAGCACCTGCAAAACAGTTGTAAGCTATAACCTGCATGTAATAAGGAATTCCTTCCGATAATTCATATATCAAATCTATAACACCCTCCTCGAATTTTATGCCCTCATTTTCAGCAGGTATAAGAATAGCTTCCTTTAATTCTTCTTTAGATAATTGTTTAAGTTCATACGGCTCAAATATTCTCACAGCAGAATCCAGATGGTCCTGTATCTGCAAAAATATGTCATGGGCCCCTGTTGCAACGAACATTATGTTCATGCCCTGGATGTTGAGTTCCACCAGAGCATTCTGCAGTATACTTAAAACTCTACTTGGACCATTATCTGAAACTATTCTCTGGAGATCATCAAATAAGAGAATTAATACCGGATTTTCTCCTTTTAATTCCAGATAAATTGTTTTTAATATTTTCTCAAGGGCCACAGATGGACTTGTGGCTGGTATTTCCCTAGATACGGTAAATCCTCCTGCAAGGAGAATGTTCACTCCCAGCGAAGTTATATTGTCCCAAAAGTGCCCTTCACTGATTTTAAGTGCATCCGCACACTTATCAATAATCAAACTGTAAATATCATTGAAGTTTCCCTCAACAAGAGGAATACGTACTGTATATACTCCTTCCACATTATTTAACTGCTTCTCAAACTTGATCAATAAACAGGTTTTTCCAATACCTTTAGGACCGTAAATAAGTATATGTCCTGCAGCTCCAGCCCTCGTAGATTCATAAATTTCCCTTAGCTCGTTAAGTTCATCCTTTCTGCCGGTGAAATAAGAAGGGAAAATACCTGTTCTCTTTCTAAATGGATTCATGCCTTTCACCATATCTTCCAAATGTAAAAAAAATCATAGAAATAACCTATGATCCCTATGTTTTCTATGTTTGTGAAAACCTCTGGTTTTCACAACCGTAAAAAATTTCCAATTTTTTACATGTTTGAAAATCGTAGATTTTCAACCGCGAAAATTTTCAATTTTCGCATGTTCACAAAATCTTCGATTTTTTTCGCATGTTTGTAAAACTGAAAATCTTCCAAAATTACCAGTTTCCAAACTAATTAACTAAATTTTTATGTCCATACCTAAAATCATTGAATCATTCTACATATCCCTGGCTCAAAAATATAAGCCAGATCTAACCATTTAATAACGTTAAATCATTAAAATGACTTTTATATTAACTGGCATCGGCCAGTGTTTTCTACATCAAATAACCCTCAAGCTAACTTTTTGAAAATAAAACAGATAGTAAACCATGTTTCCAGTTTCAAAAGGTCAGCAGCATAATATATCCTTATATTTAAAGGGTTAAGTGATTTAAGCAAGAGCATGTGAAAAGTAATAATCATTTACTGTCTAATAAATCAAAAAATAAAATTAAAAAAATATGTTTCAGATTAAGTTATGGTTGAAACAATGCTTTTTACGGCCTTATCTATGTGCTGCCGAAACCTTGACTGTTTACTTGAATCCCAGCCAGTATAAGCCCATGCTAGCACATAATAATATTTATCATTTTTAGAGAAGAAATAATAATCCTGAATATCCCCAGAATTACCATCAGTGGTCCAAAATGTCTCAACATTTATTCCATCCATTGTCTTGTTGTGTGTTTTCACCATAAAGGTTGTATTATCGATATGTAATGCCTGATCATGC is a genomic window containing:
- a CDS encoding MATE family efflux transporter, which produces MNLDKSQKEDNINKRISLITGNPKKAIRSLAMPMIISMLLMMAYNLADSIWVAGLGSNALAALGFITPVFMIIVGIGNGLGAGATSLIARCIGAENKKGADNAAIHSLIMTIIVAAVLTIVILISLPEILTVMGAGESLGLAIQYGQIVFGGLIFLILSSVASGILRAEGDVKRATYAMAATAILNIILDPIFIYSLRMGVAGAAWATVISSSVSSALIIYWLVLKHDTYVSLSMKDFKTNFKVIKDILGVGMPASAEFLIMSILGIILNIILVTTGGTDAVAVYTAGWRVVNIAMIPAIGIGTAAITVAGAAYGAKKYENVSTALNYSVKLGISIAAVTSIITYVFAPNISGIFAYSSQSAFLAPSIASFLQVMCLFYIVVPLGITASSIFQAMGKGTTSLILTIIREVAFISVFAYLFAFVLGIGSQGVWWGIVVGGACGCILAYMWAHTYVNRLKRNYNRGKSADRKFKLDAKTKTPRVPKRIN
- a CDS encoding S24/S26 family peptidase, with amino-acid sequence MKSKTAIVIGAIILLIAAASAATFLPGQSHNASENYSNQQSTPQAEQTNEIGLTVKTDGKTVAVQATSVPADVQVPSKMITEMKNKAYNDIQSYSSTSSSLKSDMQTIAKKYNFTANVTLTSQFGTNQLPFLAIVSGTSMIPTLKDGQEVIALKTKNIKIGDIVISRHPTYGLIVKRVATIENGKVYLKSDNREISNYIKETTLSDGVVEISNITKTPLDTWRSISDIVGVVKNY
- a CDS encoding AAA family ATPase, coding for MNPFRKRTGIFPSYFTGRKDELNELREIYESTRAGAAGHILIYGPKGIGKTCLLIKFEKQLNNVEGVYTVRIPLVEGNFNDIYSLIIDKCADALKISEGHFWDNITSLGVNILLAGGFTVSREIPATSPSVALEKILKTIYLELKGENPVLILLFDDLQRIVSDNGPSRVLSILQNALVELNIQGMNIMFVATGAHDIFLQIQDHLDSAVRIFEPYELKQLSKEELKEAILIPAENEGIKFEEGVIDLIYELSEGIPYYMQVIAYNCFAGAVNGIVKTSEFKFSFKRSLNLLAQREFRGMYEKATHEERRILGLMAESDKEVLSYKEIKKGLNLKSEPSFWLKTMLDKNLIIKKERGKYHLRDKIFKEYLRALKPYSENGTY
- a CDS encoding transglutaminase-like domain-containing protein — its product is MRIKKELYVIFTFLISLSLVFGSISCNFGELSNIHPDTWNNSCNNSTGQENFTLKLNNSTNQTINPVNPTIINDTPSNQSIDDILFDSISLNLVKAELNPYVIDEAAGDSGINRTLNQTGELPPIKAKVSLAKCLKPTSNAQSNDPLIKALAAKITKGATTKYEKAVRIFNWVRDNLDYSFYYNTKYGAVKTLKNKEGNCVDLSHLLVALSRAAGIPARYVHVTAEFASGRVCGHVFVQAYINGKWYNMDASNNINEFNVINNWYKVTAAIKGVYTRLPF
- a CDS encoding MarR family transcriptional regulator, whose product is MHHTKKLLEKTPEDIPLGVFISIIHRTRIIHLNNEMKDLELTAGQVPFLIHLSHKEGITQDDLAVHLHIDKGTVARALKKLEDNGFIYREINPQNRRKYLLFLTEKGRQIVPKIHQIDNEWEKSVCFDLSDIEYSHLVKTLQTLATKSLEKVHKNGEK